From the Oleiharenicola lentus genome, one window contains:
- the nadA gene encoding quinolinate synthase NadA, whose protein sequence is MTPTATFTAAELEAETERLFKAFLHVDCTPGKSWDYDACRKFAPLTLEINRLKKEKDAVILTHSYVEPEIVYGVGDFKGDSYFLSLKAREAKAKMIVFAGVVFMAETAKILSPDATVVVPDRGSGCSLADSLTGDQLRKLKAAYPDAAVVCYINSTADVKAESDVCVTSGNVYDIVSALPQQRILFVPDRLMGENIRTELKRRGVAKEIITSDGTCIVHDVFDAAAVADARARFPGLKVVAHPECTPEVAAAADFVGSTGAMMKYVKTSEAPYYLMLTECGLVGRLQVETPDKHFIGGCRLCPYMKLNSLEKVRDALAAPRADQIVTLDEDTRRRAARCIDRMFELAPRD, encoded by the coding sequence ATGACGCCGACCGCCACGTTCACCGCCGCCGAACTCGAGGCCGAGACAGAGCGCCTGTTCAAGGCGTTCCTCCACGTGGACTGCACGCCGGGCAAATCCTGGGATTACGACGCCTGCCGGAAGTTCGCGCCGCTCACGCTCGAGATCAACCGGCTCAAAAAGGAGAAGGACGCCGTCATCCTCACCCACTCCTACGTCGAACCCGAGATCGTCTATGGCGTGGGCGATTTCAAGGGCGACTCCTACTTCCTCAGTCTCAAGGCCCGCGAGGCGAAGGCAAAAATGATCGTTTTTGCCGGCGTGGTCTTCATGGCCGAGACCGCCAAGATCCTTTCCCCCGACGCCACCGTTGTCGTGCCCGACCGCGGTTCGGGTTGCTCGCTGGCCGACTCGCTTACCGGCGACCAGCTGCGGAAATTGAAGGCCGCCTACCCCGACGCGGCCGTCGTCTGCTACATCAACTCGACCGCCGACGTGAAAGCCGAGTCCGATGTTTGCGTCACCTCGGGCAATGTTTACGACATCGTGTCGGCCTTGCCCCAGCAGCGCATTCTCTTCGTGCCCGACCGCCTCATGGGCGAAAACATCCGCACCGAGCTGAAGCGCCGTGGCGTGGCCAAGGAGATCATCACCTCCGACGGCACCTGCATCGTGCACGACGTCTTCGACGCGGCGGCTGTCGCCGACGCGCGCGCGCGGTTCCCCGGCCTGAAGGTCGTCGCCCACCCCGAATGCACGCCCGAGGTTGCCGCGGCCGCGGATTTCGTGGGCAGCACCGGCGCGATGATGAAATACGTCAAGACGAGCGAGGCCCCCTACTACCTGATGCTCACCGAGTGCGGCCTCGTCGGCCGGCTGCAGGTCGAGACGCCCGACAAGCACTTCATCGGCGGCTGCCGCCTCTGTCCCTACATGAAGCTGAACTCGCTGGAAAAGGTCCGCGACGCCCTCGCCGCACCGCGCGCCGACCAGATCGTGACCCTCGACGAAGACACCCGCCGCCGCGCCGCCCGCTGCATCGACCGGATGTTCGAACTCGCCCCCAGGGATTGA
- the nadC gene encoding carboxylating nicotinate-nucleotide diphosphorylase: MITARTEHLIDLALEEDAGLGDITSRAIFPARHRRRAVIDAKQDLVLCGVEIAARVFAKLDPTLKVRLLARDGQRLKKGDLALSVEGSTASILTAERTALNFLQRLSGIATQAARYAAAVKGTGVRIVDTRKTTPGWRALEKYAVRSGGCFNHRSSLGEQVLIKDNHIAAAGSLARAVELCRIAAAHGAKIEAEAKTLAEVKEAVRAGADIILLDNMTPAQVRAAVKTVAGRALIEVSGGVTFATLRDYALPGVDIISIGALTHSVAAADLSLDLRK; the protein is encoded by the coding sequence ATGATCACCGCCCGCACCGAACACCTGATCGACCTCGCCCTGGAGGAGGATGCCGGCCTCGGCGACATCACCAGCCGCGCCATCTTCCCGGCGAGGCATCGCCGCCGCGCCGTCATTGATGCCAAACAGGACCTTGTGCTCTGCGGCGTGGAGATTGCGGCGCGCGTCTTCGCCAAACTCGATCCGACGCTCAAGGTCCGCCTCCTCGCCCGCGATGGCCAACGGTTGAAGAAGGGCGACCTCGCGCTCAGCGTGGAGGGCTCCACCGCCTCGATCCTTACCGCCGAGCGCACCGCGCTGAATTTCCTCCAGCGCCTCAGCGGCATCGCCACACAAGCCGCGCGTTACGCCGCTGCCGTCAAAGGCACGGGCGTGCGCATCGTGGATACGCGCAAGACCACCCCCGGCTGGCGCGCTTTGGAAAAATACGCCGTGCGCTCCGGCGGTTGCTTCAACCACCGCAGCTCGCTCGGTGAGCAGGTGCTCATCAAGGACAACCATATCGCCGCCGCCGGTTCGCTCGCCCGCGCGGTTGAGCTCTGCCGCATCGCCGCCGCCCACGGCGCCAAGATCGAGGCGGAGGCCAAGACCCTCGCCGAGGTGAAGGAAGCGGTCCGCGCCGGGGCCGACATCATCCTGCTCGACAACATGACGCCCGCGCAGGTTCGTGCTGCCGTCAAGACCGTCGCCGGCCGCGCGCTCATCGAAGTTTCCGGCGGCGTGACCTTCGCCACGCTCCGCGATTACGCGCTGCCGGGAGTGGACATCATCAGCATCGGCGCACTTACGCACTCGGTGGCCGCGGCGGACCTTAGCCTAGATCTGAGGAAATGA
- the nadB gene encoding L-aspartate oxidase → MKIITTDCLVLGAGLAGSAYALHLARAGRQVELLSLADPLQANSDWAQGGIIYDTSPDPARLTQDILDASDGTANPAAIAQLVQEGPAAVKELLIDELNVGFDRETAGGLHLTREGGHQERRIIHTKDTTGHSILAAVAARVDATPGITRRSGFVAIDLLTLSHNSTEPLDRYEPLTCFGCYALDTATGEVVAFTARKTILATGGLGGVFQHTTNQPGSVGHGVAMAYRVGARLMDLEYVQFHPTVFFKKGAQPFLITEALRGEGAVLVDAHGRRFMDGVHPLGSLAPRDVVSRAIQHHLAATGEPCAFLDLSALKPDFIRERFPSIHERCLANGVDITREPIPVVPAAHFSCGGVHTDLSGRTNVRQLNAIGETACTGLHGANRLASTSLLECLVAAKACARADLAELTSEASPANVRITNIAPPQPRVWRSPDKVADPLLIRQDLQQIRQTMWNYAGILRSPRRLARARRILLELREDIQAFYRDCRPTRDLIELRNAVQTALLVVHAAALNPVSKGCHHLEAGD, encoded by the coding sequence ATGAAAATCATCACCACCGACTGCCTTGTGCTCGGGGCCGGTCTCGCCGGCTCGGCCTATGCGCTGCACCTGGCGCGCGCCGGCCGCCAGGTGGAACTGCTTTCGCTCGCCGACCCGCTGCAGGCCAACAGCGACTGGGCGCAGGGCGGCATCATCTACGACACTTCGCCCGATCCTGCGCGCCTCACGCAGGACATCCTCGATGCCAGTGACGGCACCGCGAATCCCGCGGCCATCGCCCAGCTCGTCCAGGAAGGCCCCGCCGCCGTGAAGGAGCTGCTGATCGACGAACTCAACGTCGGTTTCGATCGCGAGACCGCGGGCGGCCTGCACCTGACGCGTGAGGGCGGGCATCAGGAGCGACGCATCATCCACACCAAGGACACCACCGGTCACTCCATCCTCGCTGCCGTGGCCGCGCGCGTGGATGCCACGCCGGGGATCACCCGGCGCAGCGGCTTCGTGGCGATCGACCTGCTCACGCTCTCGCACAACTCCACCGAGCCGCTCGACCGTTATGAGCCGCTGACCTGTTTCGGCTGCTATGCCCTCGACACGGCCACCGGCGAGGTCGTCGCGTTCACCGCGCGCAAGACCATCCTCGCGACCGGCGGCCTCGGCGGAGTTTTCCAGCACACCACCAACCAGCCCGGCAGTGTCGGGCATGGCGTGGCGATGGCCTACCGCGTGGGCGCGCGGTTGATGGACCTCGAATACGTGCAGTTTCATCCCACGGTCTTCTTCAAGAAGGGTGCGCAGCCCTTCCTCATCACCGAGGCCCTGCGCGGCGAAGGCGCGGTTCTGGTCGATGCCCACGGCCGACGGTTCATGGACGGCGTGCATCCCCTCGGCTCCCTGGCCCCGCGCGACGTGGTGTCGCGCGCCATCCAGCACCACCTCGCGGCCACCGGTGAGCCCTGCGCGTTCCTGGATCTTTCGGCACTCAAGCCCGACTTCATCCGCGAGCGGTTTCCCTCCATCCACGAAAGGTGCCTGGCCAACGGTGTGGACATCACCCGCGAACCGATCCCGGTCGTGCCCGCCGCGCATTTTTCCTGCGGTGGCGTGCATACCGACCTGTCGGGCCGCACGAACGTCCGTCAGCTCAACGCCATCGGCGAAACCGCCTGCACCGGCCTGCATGGCGCCAACCGCCTCGCCAGCACCTCCCTGCTCGAATGTCTCGTCGCCGCCAAGGCCTGCGCCCGCGCCGACCTCGCGGAACTCACCTCCGAAGCGTCGCCCGCCAATGTTCGTATTACGAACATTGCCCCTCCCCAGCCACGGGTGTGGCGCAGTCCGGACAAGGTGGCGGATCCGCTGCTTATCCGGCAGGATCTGCAGCAGATCCGGCAGACGATGTGGAACTACGCGGGCATTCTCCGTTCGCCCCGGCGACTGGCCCGCGCGCGGCGCATCCTGCTGGAGCTGCGCGAGGACATCCAGGCGTTTTATCGCGATTGTCGTCCGACCCGTGACCTGATCGAGCTGCGCAACGCTGTGCAAACCGCCCTGCTGGTCGTACATGCCGCCGCACTCAATCCGGTCAGCAAGGGTTGCCACCACCTCGAGGCCGGCGATTAA
- a CDS encoding guanylate kinase, translating to MAASSHGLIILAGPAGVGKSTLCERLVTEVPGFERVITATTRPPRPNEVNGRDYHFYSEADFDAKLAADGFLEWAWVHRKYRYGTPKSSVLERLPHTSLVMNIDVQGVRSIRAAAAGIPLLQRCLVTIFIAPDSLDVLRERLEGRGPLPAEELARRLQSAELELAERYSYDYIIHSSTKEQDFRALLAYWAQAQQKLSSA from the coding sequence ATGGCCGCTTCCTCGCATGGCCTGATCATTCTCGCCGGTCCCGCCGGCGTGGGCAAAAGCACCCTTTGCGAACGCCTCGTGACCGAGGTACCGGGCTTCGAGCGCGTCATCACCGCCACCACGCGCCCGCCCCGCCCGAACGAGGTCAACGGCCGCGACTACCATTTCTACTCCGAGGCGGATTTCGACGCGAAACTCGCGGCCGACGGGTTTCTCGAGTGGGCCTGGGTGCACCGGAAATACCGCTACGGCACGCCCAAGTCCTCCGTGCTGGAGCGCCTGCCCCACACGAGCCTCGTGATGAACATCGACGTGCAGGGCGTGCGCAGCATCCGCGCCGCCGCGGCCGGAATCCCGCTGCTGCAGCGCTGCCTTGTCACCATCTTCATCGCCCCCGACTCGCTCGACGTGCTGCGCGAGCGCCTGGAGGGCCGCGGCCCGCTGCCCGCCGAGGAGCTCGCCCGCCGCCTGCAGAGCGCCGAGCTGGAGCTGGCCGAGCGCTACAGCTACGACTACATCATCCACAGCTCCACCAAGGAGCAGGACTTCCGCGCGCTGCTCGCCTACTGGGCGCAGGCGCAGCAAAAACTTTCCTCCGCCTGA
- a CDS encoding MBL fold metallo-hydrolase, whose amino-acid sequence MPFSRRRFLRLLSAGAAASAAGQTARADEAMNPPYPRSDHFDGERFFNPNGHNPRGFRDLLKWQFSRTQGLWPAWVENTAQPALPATLAPRACAVTFVGHDTFLLQFDGLNVLTDPIWSDRCSPVSWAGPKRVRAPGLAFEALPRIDLVLVSHNHYDHLDLPTLKRLHAAHRPVLLTPLGNKPFLAGEGIDTAVELDWWQSHEVKPGVKVTVTPAQHFAARGMSDRFMTLWGGFALETLAGKIWFAGDSGYFDGFKAIGEKLGPFDLALIPIGAYEPRWFMEPVHCTPAEAIQIHRDVRARRSLAMHFGCFPLADDGFAQPVTEFRAAFAASQLGAEDFVVPEVGETRILSFA is encoded by the coding sequence ATGCCGTTTTCCCGCCGCCGCTTTCTCCGCCTGCTTTCCGCCGGCGCAGCGGCCTCGGCCGCGGGACAGACGGCCCGCGCCGACGAAGCCATGAACCCTCCCTATCCCCGCAGCGACCACTTCGACGGCGAGCGCTTTTTCAATCCCAACGGCCACAACCCGCGCGGCTTCCGCGACCTGCTCAAGTGGCAGTTCAGCCGCACCCAAGGCCTCTGGCCCGCCTGGGTGGAGAACACGGCCCAACCCGCACTGCCCGCGACCCTCGCCCCGCGTGCGTGTGCGGTGACCTTTGTTGGTCATGACACCTTCCTGCTCCAATTCGACGGTCTCAACGTGCTCACGGATCCGATCTGGTCGGACCGTTGCAGCCCGGTCTCGTGGGCCGGCCCGAAACGCGTGCGCGCGCCCGGCCTCGCCTTCGAGGCGCTGCCGCGCATCGACCTGGTGCTCGTCAGCCACAACCACTACGACCACCTCGACCTGCCCACGCTGAAGCGACTGCACGCCGCACACCGGCCCGTGCTCTTGACCCCGCTCGGCAACAAGCCGTTCCTCGCCGGCGAAGGCATCGACACCGCCGTCGAGCTCGACTGGTGGCAGAGCCACGAAGTGAAACCCGGGGTGAAGGTCACGGTCACTCCCGCCCAGCACTTCGCCGCCCGCGGCATGTCCGACCGGTTCATGACCCTCTGGGGCGGCTTCGCGCTGGAAACGCTGGCGGGTAAAATCTGGTTCGCGGGCGACTCGGGTTACTTCGACGGCTTCAAGGCCATCGGCGAGAAACTCGGACCCTTCGACCTCGCGCTCATCCCCATCGGGGCCTACGAGCCGCGCTGGTTCATGGAGCCGGTGCATTGCACGCCGGCCGAGGCGATCCAGATCCACCGCGACGTGCGGGCGCGCCGCAGCCTGGCCATGCACTTCGGCTGCTTCCCCCTGGCCGACGACGGTTTCGCGCAACCGGTCACGGAGTTCCGCGCCGCCTTCGCCGCGAGCCAGCTTGGCGCGGAGGACTTCGTCGTCCCGGAGGTCGGCGAAACGCGCATTTTGTCGTTCGCCTGA
- a CDS encoding outer membrane beta-barrel protein: protein MKPGSITSALRGVFLASLLSVSCVSLPAAWSLSLKAGLTPLSGGDVHQGPAFDGSVLLGLPAGSLPVDVDAKSFDDVYGDFTELGLEAAYAASENLSYTVGLGWLSADEGVLRVGTVAGALPLNGRFSDYQDFQVYAGVRYNFRITERWNPYVGAQLGYKRVDEITASFSVPNTPFNAPYQDALTNAKFYNASNVWTYGVTLGVEYKLTDKATVALETGYLAQGSLDDNDSIVGLLGLNALNDEGDLSYVPLRLSLNISF, encoded by the coding sequence ATGAAACCTGGATCCATTACCTCCGCCCTCCGGGGCGTGTTCCTCGCCTCGCTGCTGTCCGTGTCCTGCGTCTCCCTGCCTGCGGCTTGGAGCCTTTCCCTGAAGGCCGGCCTCACACCGCTGAGCGGCGGCGATGTTCACCAAGGCCCCGCCTTTGACGGTTCCGTCCTGCTCGGATTGCCGGCCGGCAGTCTGCCCGTGGATGTGGACGCCAAAAGCTTCGACGATGTCTATGGCGATTTCACCGAGCTCGGCCTTGAGGCCGCCTACGCCGCCAGCGAAAACCTGAGCTACACGGTTGGCCTCGGCTGGCTCTCGGCCGACGAAGGCGTGTTGCGCGTCGGCACCGTGGCCGGCGCCCTGCCGCTCAACGGCCGCTTCAGCGACTACCAGGACTTCCAAGTCTACGCCGGCGTGCGCTACAACTTCCGCATCACCGAGCGCTGGAACCCCTATGTGGGCGCTCAGCTCGGCTACAAGCGCGTGGACGAGATCACCGCTTCGTTCTCGGTGCCCAACACGCCGTTCAACGCGCCCTACCAGGACGCGCTCACCAACGCGAAGTTCTACAACGCCAGCAACGTCTGGACCTACGGCGTCACCCTAGGGGTCGAATACAAACTCACCGACAAGGCGACGGTCGCGCTTGAGACGGGTTACCTGGCGCAGGGCTCGCTCGACGACAACGACAGCATCGTCGGACTGCTTGGCCTCAATGCCCTCAACGACGAGGGCGACCTCAGCTACGTGCCGCTGCGTCTCAGCCTGAACATCAGCTTCTGA